The stretch of DNA TCAGTTAAAGCATGGAGATGGTTCCAAACCCAATGAGCCCTCCTCACACATACAGATACCCATCACCAACGTAACACAGGATATAAAGCTGTCAgggtaaaaatatttttttgctgaATTATTGCCAGTATTGTTTGCACGGGTTTTTGGTCAACATAGCACTGGAGTACAGCAGGGATTTATGAGTTCATCTGTTTTGAGGAACAATCTGAAGGTAGCGGTGAGGGAGTTAGCAAAGTGGTATGAAGTAGGAGAGGGACCTGATATCAAGACAGTACCCACATTCACATTCAGCAGAGCAGATATCACGCCGCGTCACTGCTGCTTCATGACTTTGGAGAGAAATGGCAGTACAATTTCCCTGTAGAGACTTCATCTTTGTATCGACATGATCCCACCATCACAAGGAGCGCACCTTGGCATAAAAGCTACATCATTCACTTAGCCGGTGCATCAGGAACTGGATTCAAGCTGCAGATTTTTAGCATGTTTGCCAGGGagcgtctctgtgtgtgtgtgtgtttctttgcttTCTGAGATGGATACATGTagagaaatgttcattttcTATTACCAGAGTTCTTTGGCTTGATGCATTTCTAAGACGGCGAGGTGTGCATTCTCAGGTGACTGATGAGGTTGCGTTGCTGGGTAAACTTGCCACCACATAACTGGCATTCATACGGCTTCTCCCCCGAATGGACGCGCATGTGCTCTGTTAGACGGTACTGGCGCGTAAAGCGCATGCCACACTCTTCGCACGCGAATGGCTTGAGGCCGAGGTGGCTCCGCATGTGGCGAGTCATGGTTCCTCTCTGTGTGAACATTTTGCCACAGATGTTGCAGGGGAATGGCCGTGTCAGCCAGTGGCTCTTTTCGTGCTGTCTCAGTGTTGCCGGGTCTTTGTAGCTTTTACTGCACACTGTGCACTTAAATGGACGAGTTTCAGAACCAAAATTGGAGGGACCCACGGGGGCTGACAGGTCCTCTGCTTCCTCCTCGTCTTCCTCTTTCACCAAGGTCCCACCCTCTTCTTTGATATATAGCTCGTCCTCGGTGTGCGTCTCCACGTGAGCGTTGAGCTGCTCAGAGCTGGGGAAGCCTTTACCACAGGGAATGCACACGTAGAGGTTGTCTCCAAACGCTGGCTCAAAACCTTCTTGCCGGTACACGTAGTTTGCGCTGTGGTTTCCCCCTCTCgttcctcctccacctccactgTCTCCATCGCTTTGACCACTTTCATCACTGTGGTCTCGGCCATTTTCTCTGATGTCTTCTTCGTCTTTACACTGGAAGGACTGGTCAGATATGAAGTTGCCTCCGCCTCCACCTCCTATGCCAGTGGAGCGCCCGTCTTTGGGACCTACGATCACACCATTAACCAGGGGCCGGTCGTGATCTTCAGACTTTAACCCTGACGCCTCTCTCTTGGGCCATTCGTTCTTGCGAGCACCCTGCCGAGGTTTTTTCTGGGGTGGAGGTCCATCAAGTTGGTTTGGGGCTTCTTCTGAGGTTTTAGAGGAGTTGAGGTCCATGTTCTCTGAGATGCAGGTTTCTACTCCCGGGAGAGTGTTGGAGGAGTCATCCAGTGAGGCACTGTTGGTTGTGGATACTGAGGCAGACTGAGGGGATTCTTGGGAGTTGCTGTGGGGGCTGAGGGCATCAGTAGCTGTGCCCGCTGATGGAGGACTCTTTTTGGACAGGTCTAGCCCGAGGTCTGGCTCCCCTGCACTTCCTCCACTGCTGATATTTCCATTGGTGCTGCCATTTGCCCCGTTCCCATTCTTCCCAGAGCTACCGACATACATCTCATCATCTGAGAGCTTGTCCCGAAGGCCTTCATCGGGCTGTGGCTGGTCGGTGTCAGAGGGTGTAGGAGGATAGTGGTTGTTGTTCCCAGCAGGGGTGGAGGAGGAAAGGCGCTGGCTGTTGAGGCGTAAGCGACTGAGGGGACCTGGAGTGGAGGGTTTACCTGGGAGGGGCTTTCCACCATTGCGCTTGAGCTTCTTTCTGCACAGAGCAGCGAGATCGTGGAGCTGGAGGTAGCTGGCTGCAGTTAAGAGGGCACTGAAGTTATGCTCACTGCTCTGGTCGGATGTGGACAGGAGCTTCCCTGTGTAGATGAAGTCTAGAACCTGTCTGAACACAGAGGGGTTCACCATCTCTGTGTCCAGGTTGATGAGGTTATCATGGAGGACCAAAGATTTGAAGTAGATGCTGCTTGCTGCCAGAATGTTCTTGTGGGCACGGAAGAGCGCATTCTCCACCACGATGATGACGTCACACAAGAAGCCCTTTGTTCTCTGCTGGTTGAGTTGCAGCAGCAGTTGTTTGGCATGATTTGGCAGTTCCATttcctccttccttccttctcTTCTCGCTCTCTCTTCCTACGCAAGCAGCACCTAAAGCTGAAGACACAGAAAAAAGGTTCTTAATCCACAGTGTATATTGAAGAAGTAAATGCAATAGCatacaaacatttaaatgacaaaaaaaatgtttttgaagaaCTTTTCACAATACAAGTAGGACCTCCAAGTTTTGGACATCGGGGAAAACGAAGGGAAATTATTAAATTAGTTCCCTGACAGAATATACCCTCAACATATTTCGTGAGAATAATGAGCATTTTCATCATAATCCTCCATTAAACAGGTTGTTAAATGTGATTAGAAGACAAACAAAGAAACTTTTTATATACAGCGCAAAATCTTGTGCTACAAAATACCGCAAGACTGCATTCCCGCTCTAACTTGCGCAATTTAAATGGACTATTTAGACTTCTGAAGCATCCTGAAATATAACTGCTTACAACATTTAACTGAATAAATCCCTATTAAGCATTTTTGACTTGATTTTGAGACGTTAAGTAAGTCGCAAGTACATCAAAaagggaaaatgaacaaaaaggaaATAATACAGAAAGGGTTCAATAATGGAAACGGGTATTGCCTGAAATGGAATTTGAAATGTGAAATCCGAGGCACTATAACAGAATCTACTTAATTTTATTTGATCATTACAGAAATGAAAGATAAACTGTGTGACATCAATCTGAGCCTTTAGCTTTAAAAAGGAAATTAGCCAATTGTCAGCGCAGCATGCCACACAATCACATTGAACTTAGAAACTGAAACCCTTTCCTCCTTCTTGTTGTCCTTTTAAACAAATTGCAGCCCTGCATGGATCAGGTTCTGATTGTGCACATTGCCACAAAAGCCAAAGGGGTGGCACAAAAGCCACATGGGTGGAGAAGAGAACATGGAActatttttctctttaaaaaggtACCTGATCTCAGCTCCCCCCCCCAATCTCATCCCACTAACTAGTTTCGGCGAGGTGCCCTCATTGGAGACGCAGCTCCCTCTTGTCTCTATTAGGTCATGGTAATGTCAGCTCTGCCCCATTGTCTGGGGGTGGGGGTCGATGGCACAGCAGAGCCAGGGGGAGGGATTAGATGACACCTGAGCAGGTAAAACTACACAG from Gouania willdenowi chromosome 9, fGouWil2.1, whole genome shotgun sequence encodes:
- the hic2 gene encoding hypermethylated in cancer 2 protein; translation: MELPNHAKQLLLQLNQQRTKGFLCDVIIVVENALFRAHKNILAASSIYFKSLVLHDNLINLDTEMVNPSVFRQVLDFIYTGKLLSTSDQSSEHNFSALLTAASYLQLHDLAALCRKKLKRNGGKPLPGKPSTPGPLSRLRLNSQRLSSSTPAGNNNHYPPTPSDTDQPQPDEGLRDKLSDDEMYVGSSGKNGNGANGSTNGNISSGGSAGEPDLGLDLSKKSPPSAGTATDALSPHSNSQESPQSASVSTTNSASLDDSSNTLPGVETCISENMDLNSSKTSEEAPNQLDGPPPQKKPRQGARKNEWPKREASGLKSEDHDRPLVNGVIVGPKDGRSTGIGGGGGGNFISDQSFQCKDEEDIRENGRDHSDESGQSDGDSGGGGGTRGGNHSANYVYRQEGFEPAFGDNLYVCIPCGKGFPSSEQLNAHVETHTEDELYIKEEGGTLVKEEDEEEAEDLSAPVGPSNFGSETRPFKCTVCSKSYKDPATLRQHEKSHWLTRPFPCNICGKMFTQRGTMTRHMRSHLGLKPFACEECGMRFTRQYRLTEHMRVHSGEKPYECQLCGGKFTQQRNLISHLRMHTSPS